The following nucleotide sequence is from Deltaproteobacteria bacterium.
GTTGGGGCGATTACCGAGTGTACGCGGTGTTGCGATGAATCCTGTTGATCATCCGCATGGAGGTGGTGAAGGCAAATCGAAGGGTGGAAATCATCCATCATCCCCGTGGGGGCTCCCGACCAAGGGATATAAGACCCGCCACAACAAGAGGACAGATCGATATATTGTCAGCGACAGGAGGGTTAAGATCTAATGCCACGATCACTAAAAAAAGGACCTTTTGTTGAAGAGCATCTGCTCAAAAAGATCCAGGTTGCGACTCAGTCAAAGAGTCGGAAGGTTATAAAGACATGGTCTCGGAGATCGGCGATCACTCCGGACTTTGTTGGATTGACCTTTGCTGTTCATAATGGTCGAAAGTTTATCCCCGTTTTTGTAACCGAAAATATGGTCGGCCATTGCCTTGGGGAATTTGCCCCGACAAGACTGTACAAGGGTCATACCGGTATCCGGAAGGCAGACAAAGAACCAACAGCACCAGGGGCGGCCCCGGCGGCTCCAGCAAAATCGGCCCCGGCTGCAGCAAAGGGAGGGGCTTAATCCAATGGCTCAATTTACGGCCCATTTGAGATATCTTCGTGTTGCCCCCAGAAAGGTTAGGCTCGTTGCCGATACCTTGAGGGGACAAAAGGTTCAGGAGGCCTTAGATCGTTTGCTTTTTTCCAAGGCCTCGTCATCGAAGGACTTGGCCAAGTTGATTCGTTCGGCTGTTGCTAATGCGGACAAAAAAGGGGGCGTCGATATCGATCGATTGATTGTGAGAACATTGTACGTTAATGAAGGGCCTATTTTGAGAAGGTCTCTTGCTCGGGCCCGAGGGAGTGCTTCCAGGATTAACAAGAAGACGAGCCATATAACTCTCGTCTTAGAGGATTAACTATTATGGGACAGAAAACTCATCCCTATGGATTTCGTTTAGGAATTACCAAGCCTTGGTTGTCGCGATGGTATACCGAGAAGGATTACGCCCACTTTGTGGCCGAGGATTCCAGGATTCGTCTTCTTGTCAAGAAGAGGCTCTACAGTGCTGGAGTTTCCAGGGTAGAGATTGAGCGCCGTGGTGGTGTGGTGGCCATAAAAATTTATACAGCAAGGCCTGGATTGGTCATCGGCAAGAAGGGGACCGGAATCGATGCCCTCAAGATTGATTTGGCTAAAGATCTCAAGAAAGAGATTGATGTGAGCATTCATGAAGTCAGGAAGGC
It contains:
- the rplV gene encoding 50S ribosomal protein L22; this encodes MAQFTAHLRYLRVAPRKVRLVADTLRGQKVQEALDRLLFSKASSSKDLAKLIRSAVANADKKGGVDIDRLIVRTLYVNEGPILRRSLARARGSASRINKKTSHITLVLED
- the rpsS gene encoding 30S ribosomal protein S19, which codes for MPRSLKKGPFVEEHLLKKIQVATQSKSRKVIKTWSRRSAITPDFVGLTFAVHNGRKFIPVFVTENMVGHCLGEFAPTRLYKGHTGIRKADKEPTAPGAAPAAPAKSAPAAAKGGA